CTATCGACGTAAAGGCCTATGAGACAAAGAAGGCCATAGAAGACGGCGCCGATGAAATAGATTATGTAATCAATATTACAGAACTGAAAAATAAAAATTATAGCTACATTCAAAAGGAAATGGAAGAAATTGTTTCTCTTTGCAAAAAAGCAAATGTTCTTTCAAAGGTTATTTTTGAAAACTGCTATCTTGAAAAGGATGAAATCATAAAGCTATGCGAAATCGCAAAGATTGTTAAGCCTGATTTTATAAAAACCTCCACAGGCTTCGGTACGTCAGGGGCCAAGGCAGAAGATGTAAGGCTTATGAAGGAATCTGTGGGCCATGAAGTAAAGGTGAAGGCAGCCGGGGGAATCAGAGACTATAAGACCTTTATGGAAATGATTGAAGCCGGAGCAGAGCGTATAGGCACAAGCA
This is a stretch of genomic DNA from Anaeropeptidivorans aminofermentans. It encodes these proteins:
- the deoC gene encoding deoxyribose-phosphate aldolase — its product is MNFPINKYIDHTILYPYACNEDIKKVCDECRAYDFMMVAINSVQVKRCKKYLEGTDVHVGAAIGFPLGQTTIDVKAYETKKAIEDGADEIDYVINITELKNKNYSYIQKEMEEIVSLCKKANVLSKVIFENCYLEKDEIIKLCEIAKIVKPDFIKTSTGFGTSGAKAEDVRLMKESVGHEVKVKAAGGIRDYKTFMEMIEAGAERIGTSKSIDIMKEAGL